The Musa acuminata AAA Group cultivar baxijiao chromosome BXJ1-3, Cavendish_Baxijiao_AAA, whole genome shotgun sequence genome window below encodes:
- the LOC135582452 gene encoding (R)-mandelonitrile lyase-like — translation MGRKPSLPIAALLLFLSLPSLQGMPRLQSPWLVFRSHRWFLGFLIDPIVVSPLAGYAGFTCDATVFPKEAEYDYIIVGGGTAGCPLAATLSESHRVLVLERGGAPGEFPSLAGQDGFLRTLVDTDARDSPAQPFTSDEGVPNARGRVLGGSSAINAGFYSRAHPSFFDGGDAGGTVAAWNIGLVNESFEWVEREVAFRPVLRSWQAAVRDGLLEAGATPYNGFTVEHVVGTKIGAATFDSHGRRHSAADLLRFANPTNIKVAIRATVHRILLNPVLPGSSGRSRPKDQVMAAGVVYRDGMGRHHRAKTRPGGEVILSAGALGSPQLLLLSGIGPRPYLSAWGIPVALHHPSVGRHMYDNPRNSISFIPAVPVDNSLIQVVGIPGADASFVEAVSNIVTFHSPAPSVFLHQSASPLFVTVATLMEKVPGPASEGSLRLASLDARDNPLVRFNYFSRPEDLARCVAGVRRLGDVLYGRSMKEFRAGATGLRGGRAGRRDTRFVGPALPANMSDDAAVAAFCRRTVSTLWHYHGGCASGKVVDGDFRVMGAAALRVVDGSTFRVSPGTNPQATVMMMGRYVGLKMLQEREE, via the exons ATGGGCAGGAAACCCTCCCTCCCCATCGcagcccttctcctcttcctctctctgcCTTCACTCCAAGGTATGCCCCGGCTCCAATCTCCTTGGCTTGTGTTCCGATCCCATCGGTGGTTTCTTGGGTTCTTGATTGATCCCATTGTGGTTTCTCCGCTTGCAGGTTACGCGGGCTTCACCTGCGACGCCACCGTGTTCCCGAAGGAGGCCGAGTACGACTACATCATCGTCGGCGGCGGCACTGCTGGCTGCCCCCTCGCCGCCACCCTCTCCGAATCACACCGCGTCCTCGTCCTCGAGCGTGGGGGCGCCCCGGGCGAGTTCCCTTCCCTGGCGGGCCAAGATGGGTTCCTCCGGACCCTGGTGGACACGGACGCCCGGGACTCGCCCGCCCAGCCCTTCACCTCCGACGAGGGCGTCCCCAACGCCCGCGGCCGCGTTCTCGGCGGCAGCAGCGCCATCAACGCCGGATTCTACAGCCGCGCCCATCCGTCCTTCTTCGACGGCGGCGACGCCGGCGGCACGGTCGCCGCATGGAACATTGGCCTGGTGAACGAGTCGTTCGAGTGGGTCGAACGGGAGGTGGCCTTCCGCCCGGTGCTCCGGAGTTGGCAGGCGGCGGTCCGCGATGGGCTGCTCGAGGCAGGCGCGACGCCCTACAACGGATTCACCGTCGAGCACGTGGTGGGCACCAAGATCGGCGCCGCCACCTTCGATTCCCACGGCCGCCGCCACAGCGCCGCCGACCTCCTCAGGTTCGCCAACCCCACCAACATAAAGGTGGCGATCCGGGCCACCGTCCACCGGATCTTGCTCAACCCAGTCTTGcccg GTTCGAGCGGACGATCGCGGCCCAAGGACCAGGTGATGGCGGCCGGAGTGGTGTACCGCGACGGCATGGGGCGCCACCACCGCGCGAAGACCCGCCCGGGAGGCGAGGTGATCCTCTCGGCCGGAGCCCTCGGCAGCCCCCAGCTGCTGCTGCTCAGCGGCATCGGGCCGCGGCCATACCTGTCGGCGTGGGGCATCCCGGTGGCCCTCCACCACCCGAGCGTGGGGCGGCACATGTACGACAATCCCCGTAATAGTATCTCCTTCATTCCCGCCGTCCCCGTCGACAACTCCCTCATCCAGGTCGTCGGGATCCCGGGCGCCGACGCCTCCTTCGTCGAGGCCGTGTCGAACATAGTCACCTTCCACTCCCCGGCCCCCTCCGTCTTCCTCCACCAGTCCGCTTCCCCTCTCTTCGTGACCGTCGCCACCCTCATGGAGAAGGTCCCCGGCCCCGCGTCCGAGGGCTCCCTCCGGCTCGCCTCCCTCGACGCCAGGGACAACCCCCTGGTCCGATTCAACTACTTCTCCAGGCCGGAGGACCTGGCGCGGTGCGTGGCCGGGGTGCGGCGGCTCGGGGACGTCCTCTACGGTAGGTCGATGAAGGAGTTCCGGGCGGGAGCCACAGGGTTGCGGGGAGGGAGGGCGGGGCGGAGGGACACCCGGTTCGTGGGCCCAGCGCTTCCGGCCAACATGTCGGACGACGCTGCGGTGGCGGCGTTCTGTAGGAGGACGGTGTCGACGCTCTGGCACTACCACGGCGGGTGCGCGTCGGGGAAGGTGGTGGACGGGGACTTCCGGGTGATGGGGGCGGCGGCTCTCCGGGTGGTGGATGGCTCGACCTTCAGGGTCTCGCCGGGGACCAATCCCCA
- the LOC135614628 gene encoding ESCRT-related protein CHMP1 has protein sequence MGNTEKLMNQIMELKFTSKSLQRQARKCEKDEKAEKLKVKKAIEKGNMDGARIYAENAIRKRTEQMNYLRLASRLDAVVARLDTQAKMQAIGKSMGSIVKSLDSALASGNLQKMSETMDQFERQFVNMEVQAEFMEGAMAGSTSLSTPETEVNSLMQQVADDYGLEVSVGLPQAASHAIPAKEKEKVDEDDLSRRLAELKARG, from the coding sequence ATGGGAAACACTGAGAAGCTGATGAACCAGATCATGGAGCTCAAGTTCACATCCAAGAGCCTGCAGAGGCAGGCGCGCAAGTGCGAGAAGGACGAGAAGGCCGAGAAGCTCAAGGTCAAGAAGGCGATCGAGAAGGGCAACATGGACGGCGCCCGGATCTACGCTGAGAATGCCATCCGCAAGCGCACGGAGCAGATGAACTACCTCCGCCTAGCCTCCCGCCTCGACGCCGTCGTCGCCCGTCTCGACACCCAGGCCAAGATGCAGGCCATCGGTAAGTCCATGGGCTCCATCGTCAAATCCCTCGACTCCGCTCTCGCCTCCGGCAACCTCCAGAAGATGTCCGAGACCATGGACCAGTTCGAGCGGCAGTTCGTCAACATGGAGGTCCAGGCTGAGTTCATGGAGGGCGCCATGGCCGGATCCACCAGCCTCTCCACCCCCGAGACCGAGGTCAACAGCCTTATGCAGCAGGTTGCGGACGATTATGGCCTTGAGGTCTCCGTCGGGCTTCCGCAGGCCGCATCACATGCCATCCCTgccaaggagaaggagaaggtcgATGAGGATGACCTCTCGAGACGCCTCGCAGAACTCAAGGCCAGGGGTTAG
- the LOC135636317 gene encoding 36.4 kDa proline-rich protein-like: MDSSNTSAVLIAFMLLLYSTAPIVSGGYCPPPMHKPPRSKHHRPRSPGGPPTGRPPITVPPVIGNPPFTFPPVIGGPPVTVPPGIGGPPGTNPPGNNPSVPSPGAPGSTTTCPVDTIRIGACVDLLGGLVRVVIGDPVVNQCCPLLQGLLELEAAVCLCTSIRLRLLNINIYLPLALQLLITCGITPPPGFTCTVN; the protein is encoded by the coding sequence ATGGACTCCTCCAATACCTCAGCCGTCCTCATAGCCTTCATGCTCTTGCTCTACTCCACTGCGCCCATTGTTTCCGGCGGCTACTGCCCCCCTCCCATGCATAAGCCACCCAGATCCAAACACCACAGGCCTAGGTCTCCTGGAGGCCCTCCCACAGGAAGACCACCTATCACAGTGCCGCCGGTCATCGGTAACCCGCCGTTCACCTTCCCGCCAGTGATCGGAGGACCGCCTGTTACGGTTCCCCCGGGCATCGGTGGGCCTCCGGGTACCAACCCACCGGGGAACAATCCTTCCGTTCCTTCTCCGGGTGCGCCGGGGTCGACGACGACATGCCCCGTGGACACCATCAGGATCGGCGCGTGCGTTGATCTGCTGGGTGGTCTCGTGCGCGTCGTCATCGGTGATCCGGTGGTGAATCAGTGCTGTCCGTTGCTGCAAGGACTCTTGGAGCTCGAGGCCGCAGTATGCTTGTGCACCAGCATTAGGCTGAGGCTTCTCAACATCAACATCTACCTGCCACTGGCACTGCAGCTGCTGATTACGTGCGGGATTACTCCTCCTCCTGGTTTCACGTGCACCGTTAATTAG